The genomic window GTTGCGTCGTAGCTGCTCCTCCATCTTTTCTTCTAGTTCTTCAGCCGAACGATCTTCTCTCCCACACCCTTCTCTGTCAAAAAGTACCAAGGCATACTCACACTTTCCCGCGAACCCTCTCAGGAAATTCACCCCATCACTCACAACACCCGGATCTCTCTGAGGATGGGTATACACGTCAAAGGTAATGTTCTCACGGATTCCCAATGCTTGGTGTCGACATTGGAGGAGTGTCTGTATGGCAACCTCCATGTCTTTATCGGCCACCAACACTACAAGATCTACCCTCATCATCCCAACACCCCTGAGGCGAAAAGAACATCAAGAGAGTGGTGTTTCCTCCAATCTTTGAGTGCAGGATGCTCATCACCCCGGACTATCACGGTGGATCCTGAGGCGGTCCTCGAAAATATGAGAAGATCTTTGGGTTCAGCAAGGGCCATAAACAACGGTGAGTGTGTTGCCACCAGGATCTGTCCCTTGTGCACTGAGCTCAAAGCCTGATACACGGTTTGGATGGCCTTTGGATGGATGCCGTTCTCTGGTTCTTCTACGAGCACTATTCTTTCCTTCGGGGGAAGATAGGCGAGGAGGGTGAGGGCTAGCATTCGTAACGTACCGTCGGAAAGCATCCACGCGGGGATGCTGCTATCGTTTGAATATTTTATTACTATATAACGAGATCTGTCTTCATACCGTTCTCTCACCTCGATCCCTTCGAGATCCTGGAGCGTGGTTTTTACATGTTCCACCCACCATTCATACCGCTCTTTATGCTCTCTCTGAAGCTTTTCAACCATCACAGGGAGATTGGAGCCATCTGGTTGAAAGGTGAGAGGCGCATCGACAGGAGAAGGTTTACGCATCGCGAGACTATTCAAGCGTAGTATGTGTATACCTTCCCGCAGCATATCTCTAAACCAAAGGGCTATGGGGAAACGCTCCCTGTCTTCTGGAATTCCCGAGAGTGAAAGTCGTTTTGGGGAAAGTCGAAAGGCTATATTCCATTTTGTGGATTCTGATTTGAAATAGTTGTTGCTATTCCAGTGCTTTTTCCTGATGACCAGGCGATATCCATCTGGAGTATGTCCATCATGGAGGAGGGACGTATCCGGGAGCTCAAAGAGCTCAGGGATGAAGAGCGCTGCGTCTTTTTCGGTCTCCTTCTGAAAGGAGGAGCGACGGCCTGTCCCTTTTGAGAGGAGCCAGAGATTCTCTGAGTGGACGACCACCTCTCTTTCTTCAGAAAGTCCAACGGCAACCTCATAACGGAGTTTTGTGTATCCATTTCCATGAAGCTCCTGGGGAAGCTCAGCTTCGAGTCCAATCTCAAAAACCTCTTTCTTCTCTCCCTGTTTCCATACAAGATCTTTGAAAGATGAGGTTCTCCGGGCAACTGCTTTATCAACGCCTTCTTCCAATGATTCTTTGAGAAATTGCAACACATCGAGTAACGAACTCTTGCCACTCGCATTGGGTCCGATAAGAACATTAAAGGGAAAGAGCATCACATCTACTCGTTTCAGGCATTTATAGTGCCGGACTTCCACCCGAGTGATCATCAACGCCTCCTGTTGTGTGCATGATAGTTCCAAACTGCGTATGGATCAAGCTTGATCCTTAGAAAGATATTGATGACAGACGTGCGATGTTATGCCATACTCTCCCTCATGCGTGGTGTGGTGGATCAGCGTCTGTTCGCCGGACTGTTCGGCGTGATGCTCATGATGGGGATAGCCCTCACCCTCTTCGGGGCGACCCTCCCCCTTCTCATCAGGACCTTCGGATGGAGCTATCTGGAGAGCGGCGTGGTGATGGGTGCAGGGTCGGTGAGTTTCTTCATCGCCACCTTTTTCGCGGGGCGGCTCGCCTCCACGGTGGGACTTTCCCGCCTCTTCAGAGGGGGGTTCGTGCTCGCGGCAGGAGGGCTCCTCCTCTTCGCGAGGTGGCCCTCCATGTGGGTGAACGTGCTCGTGAACGTGCTCATGTCGCTGGGGTTCGGTGCGGTGGAGATAGGAGCGAACCTCACCATGCTCCGGATCGAGCGGGACGGATCGGGGAGGGCGATGAACGTGCTCCACGCGGCCTTCGCCATAGGGGCGATCCTCGGTCCCGTGTCAACAGGGGCCCTGCTTCAGACCGGGATCCCCTGGAACCTGGTGTACAGGGGCATGGCGGTGCTCTTCCTGGTCTTGTGGCTGGTGATGGAACGGCTCAACCCCTCGAGGTTCGACATTCCGCGTGCCGATCATGCGACCCACCCACGGGGGGCCCTCCTCCGCGAGCCGGTCTACTGGCTGGGGTTTCTCACCCTCTGCCTCTACGTGGGTGCTGAGCTCGGGGTGTCCAACTGGGTGGCGGAGTACGGGGTACAGGTCTTCAGGATACCGGAACGGTACGCGGTCTTTCTGGTCTCCACGTTCTGGGTGGGGCTTCTCGCAGGCAGGTTCCTCGCCCCCCTGGTCCTCACACCGGCACGACAGCGGGGCGTCCTTCTGGGGAGCGCCGTGCTCTTCGCCGCGGCCGTGGCCCTCACCGCGGCGCTGGGGATCCTCCTCCCCTCCCCTCTCCTCCTGGTCTTCCTGGTACTCGCCTCGGGCCTCGGCGCTGCGGTGATCTTCCCTACCACGGTCTCGCTCGTGGGTACCGCGCTCGCGCGGTGGCAGGGCGATGCCGTGGGATTCGCCACCACCGGAGGGGGCGTGGGCTCGTTCGTCTTCCCGTTCGTCATGTCTGCCATATCGGAGGCGTGGGGCATCCGGATCGGGTTCGCCTTCTACAGTCTGAGCGCCTTCCTCCTCCTCGGGGCGCTCGGTCTGCTCATTGCAGCGGCCGCTCACCGCACGGGACGCGGAGCGGCGTGACGTAAACGAAATTTCACCGTGCTCTCATAAGGACTTTACCGTCCGCCTCCAGGATGGAGCAACACCATCCTGGAGGTACGTGGAATGAAGAAACTCATCGTATCCCTGTTACTACTCGTTTCCCTGCTACCCATGGGGGCAGGGGGAACGAGGGAGACCGGTTCCGCTCCCGAGGTCTCCCCAGAGCCTTCTCAGCCGAAGGTGAAGTACATCTTCTTCTTCATCGGGGACGGTATGGGCCTTCCGCAGATCAATGCGGCCGAGGCCTACCTCATGGCCCGGGAGCAGAAGGATGCCCCGGTACGGCTCTCGTTCACCGCGTTCCCCGCCACCGGCATGGCGACCACCTATTCCTCGGACAGCTACATCACGGACTCGGCAGCCGCGGGCACCGCACTCGCGGCGGGCAGGAAGACTGCCAACGGGGTGATCAACATGGACCCGGGGAAGACCCGGACCTTCACCACGATTGCAGAGCGGCTCCATGAAAGAGGCCTCAAAGTGGGTATCATCTCCACGGTCTCCATCGACCACGCCACCCCTGCGTCTTTCTACGCCCATCAACCCAGTAGAAGCAACTACTACGAGATCGGTCTGGAGCTCGTGAAGAGCGGGTTCGAGTTCTTCGGTGGAGGGGGATTCCGCGATCCGGAGGGAAAGAGGAGTAAGAGGGAAGGAGGGAAGTCCAACGTGCTCGAAGAGGCGAGGAAGGCCGGCTATACCATCCTCACCACCGAGGAGGAGATCCTGGGTCTCTCTCCAGGGTCGGCGCAGAAGGTGATCGCGATCAATCCCGTGCTCCCTTCATCCGCTGCGATGCCCTACAAGATCGATAGGGACGAGGAGTCTCTCGATCTTGCCGACTTCACACGAAAGGCCGTGGAGTTCCTCGACAATCCCGAGGGCTTCTTCATCATGGTGGAGGGGGGTAAGATCGACTGGGCCTGTCATGCGAACGATGCAGTGGCGGCCATACAGGACGTCCTCGACTTCGACGAGGCGGTGCAGGTGGCCGTGGAGTTCGCACGGCGTCATCCGGATGAGACCCTCATCGTGGTCACCGGCGACCATGAGACAGGGGGACTCACCATAGGGTTCGCCGGCACGAGATACGAGAATGCCTTCCCGGTGCTCCTCAACCAGAAGGTCTCGTTCGAGGGGTTCAATGCGGTCTTCGAATCATACAAGGGGAAAAAGGCTCTCACGCTCGACGAGGTGATGCCCCTGGTAAGGGAATACTTCGGGATCGAGTCCCTCACTCCCTACGAGGAAGAGGTGCTCTCGAGCGCCCTCCGGGCGAGCCTGGAAGGCGTTCCCGAGGATGATCCGCAGTCCTACCTCCTCTACGGTGGGTACGAGCCGTTCACCGTGACCCTCACCCATGTGGTGAACAACCGTGCCGGCCTCGGCTGGACGACCTGGAGCCACACGGGAGTGCCTGTGCCGGTCTATGCCACAGGCCCCGGGGCTCACCTCTTCACAGGTTACTACGACAATACCGATATCCCGAAGCAGATCGCCCGGTTGGCGGGCGTGGACCTGTAGACCCGTTCGGAGGGGCGGGGGATCCCCGCCCCTCTTCGCTCTGCCACAAGGAGGGGACGTGATACGCGTACTCCATCTCCTGAGATCGAAGGACGGGCTCGTCACTCTCTCTTCCGTCCTTTGTATAGGGGTGTTGCTCCTGCTTCCAACGACGACGAGGTTTGACCGTCCCCGGCCTGACGAGGTGAGGGCAAAAGGCCTCGTGCTGACGACCGATGACAGTAACCTCCACCAGTTCGGCCTGGTCCGTCAGGGTGAACAGGTCCTGGAGGTGGAGGTGACATCGGGTCCATGGAGGGGACAGCGCGTCCGAGCCACCAACATCCTCCAGGGAAGCCTCGAACTGGACAAGGTCTTCTCCCCCGGGGATGCGGTGTTGGTGGTGATCACCGTACAGGACGGGGTGCTCTCGCCATGGGCCTCGGTGCCGGACTTCTGGAGGCTCGATGTGGAGCTCACCCTCGCCCTCGCCTTTGCGGCATCGCTCCTCGTGTTCGCGCGATGGACGGGCTTCAGGGCCCTCGTATCCTTCGTACTCACGGCAGTGAGTTTCTGGAAGCTCCTCCTTCCCGCCTACCTCGCAGGATATGCCCCCGTCCCGGTGGCCGTGGCCGTGGTGGCCTGCCTCACGGGACTCATCCTCCTTCTCATAGGGGGGTGGAGGAGGAAGACTCTGGTCGCGTTCCTCGGGGCGGTGGTGGGGATGGGGGCCATCCTGGTCGTGATCGGGTTGTGGGGAGGGGGATTCAGGCTGCACGGAGGGGTCCGCCAGTTCGCCGAGAGCCTCCTCTATTCCGGGTTTCCCTACCTGGACCTCACCGGCATCCTCTACGCGAGCATTTTCATGGGGGCCATGGGGGCGATCATGGATCTCGCGATGGACATCGCCTCGGCCCAGGAGGAGCTCGTACGACACAGGCCCGATATCGGGAGGATGGCGATCGTGCTCTCGGGCATGCGGGTGGGGAGGGCGGTACTGGGGACCATGAGCACCACCCTCCTCTTTGCCTATTCCGGGTCGTACCTTCCCCTCCTCCTCGTGTTCATGGCGCAGGGGGTTCCCCTCCTGAATGCCCTCAACCTGCAGTACGTGGCCGTGGAGGTGCTCCACACCCTCGCGGGGTCAATGGGTCTGGTCCTGGTGGCCCCGGCCACGGCGGTGATGGGGGGACTTCTCTTCCCGGGGTTGCGCGATGCGGCGATGCTCCCCTCTCCTCTTCCGGCGCTTCCTCAGGAGGTCCCGCAGGTTGAAGAGGAGGCTGAGGCCGAGGCTTGAGAGGTATACGCCGAGGGTGGCGCGGATGACCAGATCGACGTCTGCGTCGATGCCGGTGAGGGTGCGCACGAGGAAGTGGATGTAGGTGGGCGAATCGATGGGTCGGCCGAGGGCCTCGCGGACCTGCCAGTGCCAGTCGGTACAGGGGCAGTAGCCAAAGCCGTACCAGATGCCGAGGATGCCCCAGGAGGCGCCGGTGAGGAGGAGGGTAGCGAGGTTGAGGCGCCGCGTGGCACGGAAGGCCCAGCCGGTGCAGTTGAAGAGGGTAAAGAGGGTGTGAAAGACGAGGAAGGACCAATCCAGGAGCTCGAGGAGGGGCCTGGTCACGGCTCGAGTCCAAGACGGCGGGCCACGTCCTCGTACCGGGGGTCTTCGGCATAGAGGGCCTCGAGGTCGGCACGGGCACGCGCGGGAAGGTCTGCCTCCTCGAAGGCGAGGGCGCGTTCGTACCTGAGGGCCCTGAGAAGCTCGGGCGGGCGGTCTTTCCGCCTCGCGAGTGCCCGGGTGAGGACGCGGGCCGCGAGCCGGGGGAGCCCCCTGGCCCTGAGGGCCCGGGCACGGTAGAGAAGGAGGCAGGCGTGCACCGGGGTCTCGTTGCCCACCTCCTCGGTGAGGGAGAGGATGCGGTCGATCTGTGCGCCCTTCCCTCTATCCACGTCCCACAGGAGCTCCACGAGGGAGAGGCTGACCACCGGATCGGTGGGGCGTTCCCCCTGGAGACGGGCGAGGACCTCGAGGGCCTCCTCGTGCTTACCCTGTTCCTGAAGGGCCTCCACGAGCCCCAGGAGGAGGCCGTGGGTCGAGGGTTCCACGTGGGCGGAGAGCTCTTCGGTGATGGGGAGGGAAAAGACCGGCTTTATCCCATGTCGCGCACACCAGGCGCCGATCTGTTCGGGGCGCCGGAGCGCGCGTCGGAAGGCCTCCTCTGCCTCGGCAGGGCGTTCATGCTTGAGCAGGAGGAATCCCTCCAGGTAGGCGGCGTCGGGGAGCGATCCCGCCCGGCGGAGGGCCTCGAGGGCCGCCGTCTCGTCTCCCCGGCCGAGGGCCTTGCAGGCCTCGAGGAGGGCCTGTTCTTCCGGCGGTACGGTGAGCGTGTCCCAGAAGGAGGGGGTAAGCGAGTCCTCTCGGGATGCGGATGCCCTCCGTCGGGAAGGCCTTCCCCTCCGTCCGGTGGTGCCCGTGCCGAGGGTGGTGGTGTAGGAGAGGCCTGTACCGGGAAGGCCGAAGGTGAGCCGGGCTCCCGTGCGACCTCCGAGGGTGAGTCTGGCCCCCCGGGGACCGAGGGAGACGGAGGCGCCCGACCGTGAGAGGTTGAGGGTGATGCCGGGGGCGAGACGGATCCGACGGAAGAACCTGAAGGCCATTGTCCCCTCGTGGAAAGGGATGGTCCGCTCGTATTGTTGCCGATATGCCGGGATTTGTCAAAGGTCTCCCGGAGGCCCGAGACGAATGGTGACAGAGGATGAAAATCCCACTACTCTTAAGGGAGATGAAAAGGAGGGATGGACCCGGCTCCTGGATGGGAGCGGTGCTGCTGCTGGTCCTCGTCTCGAGCGGGTGTAGCAGGGGGGTGGGCGGGTCGTCCGGCACGACGGTACCGGTGGAGGAGATGCTGCGGGAGGAGGTGGTCTCGCGTCTTCGGCCGCCTGAGGGGGTAGAGGTGCGGGTGACTCCGGGGGAAGGGGTCCCGGAGGGGCGTCTTCTCTGGAGGCCCGTGGCCTCGCTTCTCTATGGGGTGCCGGTGCGGCTCGAGACGGCGCTCACGGAGAGCCTTCCGGAGGGAGAGGCGTGGGGGCGGGCGGTGCGTCTCGAAGAGATCGTCCTGCCGCATCTTGCGGCGCGGGTGGAGGGGCGGTACCCGGGTGAGAAGGGATACCCCCTGGAGGTGAGGGTGTGGGTGGGGGTGCGGGCGGATCTCCTCGCGGATCCCGAGGTGCGCGGATGGTGGGAGAGGGTGGGGTTCGAGGCGGACGGGGTGAGCTGGGTGGGGGTGGTGGGGGATGTGGGGCCGTTCGGGGCGCTGGGGGAGGTGCTGGCGGGGCCAGGGGGTGCGCAAAGGGTGGCAGGGGAGGTGTGGGAGGCGCTCAGGGGGGTGGAGGTGCTCCTCGGCAACCTGGAAGGGGCGGTGACATCACGCACGGGGGCGTATCCCAAGCCGTACATCTTCCGGATACCCGAGGGGGCGCTCCGGGGGCTGAGGGAGCTGGGGTTCGATTGGCTGTCACTGGCGAACAACCACTCGTGGGACTTCTTCGAGCCGGGGTTCCTCGATACCTTGCGCGCGCTCGCGAGGGTGGGGCTGGCGACGTCGGGGGCGGGGAGAAGCCTGGAGGAGGCGCAGGCGTGGTGGCGGGTGCGGCTGCGGGAGGGGTGGGTGGGGGTGCTGGGGGTGGGGGCGTACCTGCGGGAGGACAGCGGGTTCGACGGGGAGGCGCTCGCGGCTGCACGGCCGGGGAAGCCGGGGATCCTGTGGGCGGACGAGAGGTTGTGGGGGGCGATGGAGGGGGAGAGGGAGGGCCTCCGTCTCCTGATGGTGCACGGAGGGCTCGAGTACACCGACGCGCCCAGAGAAGACTTCGTCCGCCTCTATCGTACGATGGTGGACCATGGTGCCGATGTGGTGATCGGCACCCACCCTCATGTCCTCCAAGGGGTCGAAACCTACAAGAAGGGCATCATCTTCTATTCGCTCGGCAATTTCCTCTTCCCCGATGATGTGGACGATCCCCGTGCCTTCAGATCGGTCATCCTGAGGCTCGGGATCCATAAAGGGGAGGTGAGGATTCTCTCCCCCCTCCCCGTGGTGTTCGAGTCCGGCCGGCTCACGATTGGCGACGGGGGGATCATCCATCCCCTGATCAGCGCCCCCTCACGATGAAGAGCGTCAACCCCGTGTACCGCCCTCACCGGCATATTTCATGAGCAGGGTTTTCGACGTCCTGGGGTGTGCGATGGCACACGGTCCCCCCACACACCCACCTTCACACGCCATCACCTCCACGAGGGTCCTTTTCGGTGGATCCATACTCCATCGAGCGATCTCCTTGAGGGAGTCGGAGGAGAGCCCGTCTATCACCCTGTGCTCGATCTTCACCCCCTCCCCCGACTCCTCCATGGCATGGAGCACCGCACGGCTCACCCCCGAGGAAGCACCGAACCCCCTTCCATAGGACGATACACTCTCCTCCAGAGGAAGCGATTCCTCTTCCCCCACCTCTATCTCCAGGGCGACGAGGAGGGCACCGAGTTCTTCTATGGTAAGGACGGCGTCCACTGCCGGTTCCTCCCTCCCCTCTTGTTTCTTGGCGAGACACGGACCCACGAACACCACGAAGGCGTCGGGATCCTCCTCCTTCAGGATTCGGGCACC from Spirochaeta thermophila DSM 6192 includes these protein-coding regions:
- a CDS encoding alkaline phosphatase, producing the protein MKKLIVSLLLLVSLLPMGAGGTRETGSAPEVSPEPSQPKVKYIFFFIGDGMGLPQINAAEAYLMAREQKDAPVRLSFTAFPATGMATTYSSDSYITDSAAAGTALAAGRKTANGVINMDPGKTRTFTTIAERLHERGLKVGIISTVSIDHATPASFYAHQPSRSNYYEIGLELVKSGFEFFGGGGFRDPEGKRSKREGGKSNVLEEARKAGYTILTTEEEILGLSPGSAQKVIAINPVLPSSAAMPYKIDRDEESLDLADFTRKAVEFLDNPEGFFIMVEGGKIDWACHANDAVAAIQDVLDFDEAVQVAVEFARRHPDETLIVVTGDHETGGLTIGFAGTRYENAFPVLLNQKVSFEGFNAVFESYKGKKALTLDEVMPLVREYFGIESLTPYEEEVLSSALRASLEGVPEDDPQSYLLYGGYEPFTVTLTHVVNNRAGLGWTTWSHTGVPVPVYATGPGAHLFTGYYDNTDIPKQIARLAGVDL
- a CDS encoding DUF4236 domain-containing protein; its protein translation is MAFRFFRRIRLAPGITLNLSRSGASVSLGPRGARLTLGGRTGARLTFGLPGTGLSYTTTLGTGTTGRRGRPSRRRASASREDSLTPSFWDTLTVPPEEQALLEACKALGRGDETAALEALRRAGSLPDAAYLEGFLLLKHERPAEAEEAFRRALRRPEQIGAWCARHGIKPVFSLPITEELSAHVEPSTHGLLLGLVEALQEQGKHEEALEVLARLQGERPTDPVVSLSLVELLWDVDRGKGAQIDRILSLTEEVGNETPVHACLLLYRARALRARGLPRLAARVLTRALARRKDRPPELLRALRYERALAFEEADLPARARADLEALYAEDPRYEDVARRLGLEP
- a CDS encoding MFS transporter, whose protein sequence is MTDVRCYAILSLMRGVVDQRLFAGLFGVMLMMGIALTLFGATLPLLIRTFGWSYLESGVVMGAGSVSFFIATFFAGRLASTVGLSRLFRGGFVLAAGGLLLFARWPSMWVNVLVNVLMSLGFGAVEIGANLTMLRIERDGSGRAMNVLHAAFAIGAILGPVSTGALLQTGIPWNLVYRGMAVLFLVLWLVMERLNPSRFDIPRADHATHPRGALLREPVYWLGFLTLCLYVGAELGVSNWVAEYGVQVFRIPERYAVFLVSTFWVGLLAGRFLAPLVLTPARQRGVLLGSAVLFAAAVALTAALGILLPSPLLLVFLVLASGLGAAVIFPTTVSLVGTALARWQGDAVGFATTGGGVGSFVFPFVMSAISEAWGIRIGFAFYSLSAFLLLGALGLLIAAAAHRTGRGAA
- the mads3 gene encoding methylation-associated defense system AAA family ATPase MAD3 → MITRVEVRHYKCLKRVDVMLFPFNVLIGPNASGKSSLLDVLQFLKESLEEGVDKAVARRTSSFKDLVWKQGEKKEVFEIGLEAELPQELHGNGYTKLRYEVAVGLSEEREVVVHSENLWLLSKGTGRRSSFQKETEKDAALFIPELFELPDTSLLHDGHTPDGYRLVIRKKHWNSNNYFKSESTKWNIAFRLSPKRLSLSGIPEDRERFPIALWFRDMLREGIHILRLNSLAMRKPSPVDAPLTFQPDGSNLPVMVEKLQREHKERYEWWVEHVKTTLQDLEGIEVRERYEDRSRYIVIKYSNDSSIPAWMLSDGTLRMLALTLLAYLPPKERIVLVEEPENGIHPKAIQTVYQALSSVHKGQILVATHSPLFMALAEPKDLLIFSRTASGSTVIVRGDEHPALKDWRKHHSLDVLFASGVLG
- a CDS encoding YibE/F family protein, with the protein product MIRVLHLLRSKDGLVTLSSVLCIGVLLLLPTTTRFDRPRPDEVRAKGLVLTTDDSNLHQFGLVRQGEQVLEVEVTSGPWRGQRVRATNILQGSLELDKVFSPGDAVLVVITVQDGVLSPWASVPDFWRLDVELTLALAFAASLLVFARWTGFRALVSFVLTAVSFWKLLLPAYLAGYAPVPVAVAVVACLTGLILLLIGGWRRKTLVAFLGAVVGMGAILVVIGLWGGGFRLHGGVRQFAESLLYSGFPYLDLTGILYASIFMGAMGAIMDLAMDIASAQEELVRHRPDIGRMAIVLSGMRVGRAVLGTMSTTLLFAYSGSYLPLLLVFMAQGVPLLNALNLQYVAVEVLHTLAGSMGLVLVAPATAVMGGLLFPGLRDAAMLPSPLPALPQEVPQVEEEAEAEA
- a CDS encoding CapA family protein codes for the protein MKRRDGPGSWMGAVLLLVLVSSGCSRGVGGSSGTTVPVEEMLREEVVSRLRPPEGVEVRVTPGEGVPEGRLLWRPVASLLYGVPVRLETALTESLPEGEAWGRAVRLEEIVLPHLAARVEGRYPGEKGYPLEVRVWVGVRADLLADPEVRGWWERVGFEADGVSWVGVVGDVGPFGALGEVLAGPGGAQRVAGEVWEALRGVEVLLGNLEGAVTSRTGAYPKPYIFRIPEGALRGLRELGFDWLSLANNHSWDFFEPGFLDTLRALARVGLATSGAGRSLEEAQAWWRVRLREGWVGVLGVGAYLREDSGFDGEALAAARPGKPGILWADERLWGAMEGEREGLRLLMVHGGLEYTDAPREDFVRLYRTMVDHGADVVIGTHPHVLQGVETYKKGIIFYSLGNFLFPDDVDDPRAFRSVILRLGIHKGEVRILSPLPVVFESGRLTIGDGGIIHPLISAPSR